A genome region from Arachis duranensis cultivar V14167 chromosome 6, aradu.V14167.gnm2.J7QH, whole genome shotgun sequence includes the following:
- the LOC107493663 gene encoding ACT domain-containing protein ACR10: MGILQDDVVIIRQPDKEGGPTVITVNCPDKTGLGCDLCRIILFFGLSIVRGDVSTDGKWCYIVLWVVGREKTRWSLLKKRLIGACPSCSSASGISYYRSELQQPPKPPDVFLLKFCCHDRRGLLHEVIELTIKKVKVSTTPDGKVMDLFFITDTRELLHTPKRRDDTIQQLTDTLKDALISIEIELVGPEIAACSQASSFLPTAITEDIFNLELPDPGRGGVFTSDSISIVMDNLLSPSHTLVQIMCQDHKGLLYDIMRTLKDYNIQISYGRFMTKPRGKCELDLFIMQADGKKIVDSSKQKSLSARLRTELLRPLKVTVVSRGPDTELLVANPVELSDKGRPLVFHDITLALKMLGICIFSAEIGRHAIGDREWEVYRILLDEGEGSPLPRNKIEKGVWNMLMGWE, translated from the exons atgggaATATTACAGGACGATGTGGTGATCATAAGGCAGCCAGACAAAGAAGGTGGCCCAACCGTCATAACCGTGAATTGCCCTGACAAGACTGGTCTTGGTTGTGATCTGTGCCGCATCATTCTCTTCTTTGGTCTTAGCATTGTGCGAGGAG ATGTTTCAACGGATGGGAAATGGTGCTACATAGTGTTGTGGGTGGTGGGGAGAGAGAAGACAAGGTGGAGTTTGTTGAAGAAGAGGCTAATTGGGGCATGCCCTTCTTGCTCCTCTGCCTCTGGAATCTCATATTACCGCTCTGAGTTGCAGCAACCACCGAAGCCCCCTGATGTCTTCCTCTTGAAGTTTTGTTGCCATGATCGTAGAGGCCTTTTGCATG AAGTTATAGAGTTAACCATAAAGAAGGTGAAGGTATCTACTACACCTGACGGCAAAGTGATGGATCTGTTTTTCATCACCGACACAAG GGAACTTCTGCATACACCAAAAAGAAGGGACGACACGATTCAACAGTTGACAGATACTTTGAAGGATGCGTTAATTTCGATTGAAATTGAATTGGTTGGTCCAGAAATTGCTGCTTGCTCTCAAGCATCCTCATTTCTTCCAACTGCCATCACAGAAGATATATTCAATTTGGAATTGCCCGATCCTGGTCGAGGTGGGGTTTTCACATCAGATTCTATCTCCATTGTTATGGACAATTTGCTGAGTCCTTCCCACACACTTGTCCAAATTATGTGCCAAGATCACAAAGGTCTTCTTTATGACATCATGAGAACTCTGAAGGACTATAATATTCAG ATTTCTTATGGACGCTTCATGACAAAACCTAGAGGAAAATGTGAGCTTGACTTGTTCATCATGCAAGCCGATGGCAAAAAGATAGTCGACTCGAGCAAGCAGAAGTCTTTGTCTGCTCGCCTTAGGACCGAGCTACTCCGTCCTCTCAAAGTCACTGTTGTGAGCAGGGGCCCTGATACGGAGCTACTGGTCGCAAACCCCGTGGAGTTGTCCGACAAGGGACGGCCTCTTGTGTTTCATGATATTACTCTTGCACTTAAAATGCTAGGCATATGCATCTTTTCG GCTGAAATCGGAAGACATGCAATTGGAGACCGGGAATGGGAAGTTTATAGAATCTTGCTGGATGAAGGGGAGGGATCGCCACTTCCAAGGAACAAGATTGAGAAAGGTGTATGGAATATGTTGATGGGCTGGGAGTGA